Proteins co-encoded in one Candidatus Poribacteria bacterium genomic window:
- a CDS encoding polysaccharide deacetylase family protein, protein MNESRVYDDDRNVSASQDLQPIPDRLVVLTFDDGNKSDATYVAPLLKRYGFGGTFFITEGLNFLKNKAHYVTWEEVKELHEAGFEIGNHTRHHKNVNNQSNEELLADLEHIDLRCKEYSIPVPETFCYPGYSNGPEAVKVLTEKGFLFARRGIAPEFTYDSEGGRGPAYNPAKHHPLLVPTTGASGPHWGFDDLAWAIEGARDGQIAVLTFHGVPALEHPWVNTDPETFETYMDYLYHNDCTVISLRDLAKYVDPIQSRDLPCYY, encoded by the coding sequence ATGAACGAATCACGTGTGTATGATGACGATAGGAATGTATCCGCCTCCCAAGATCTCCAGCCCATCCCCGATCGGTTGGTTGTGTTGACCTTCGATGACGGCAATAAATCGGATGCCACCTATGTTGCACCGTTACTCAAGCGTTACGGTTTCGGTGGGACCTTTTTTATCACTGAAGGGCTCAATTTTCTCAAAAACAAAGCGCACTATGTAACATGGGAAGAGGTTAAGGAACTGCACGAAGCCGGTTTTGAAATTGGCAACCACACCCGCCATCACAAAAACGTGAACAACCAATCGAACGAAGAGTTACTCGCCGACCTAGAACATATCGACCTACGTTGCAAGGAATACAGTATCCCTGTACCTGAGACATTCTGTTATCCAGGTTATTCCAACGGGCCCGAAGCTGTAAAAGTCCTAACTGAGAAAGGATTCCTCTTTGCACGACGCGGTATTGCACCGGAGTTTACTTACGATTCAGAGGGAGGACGAGGGCCCGCATACAATCCGGCGAAACATCACCCGCTGCTCGTCCCAACGACAGGTGCTTCGGGACCACACTGGGGGTTTGATGACTTGGCGTGGGCAATTGAGGGTGCAAGGGATGGACAGATTGCTGTCTTGACGTTCCACGGTGTGCCTGCCTTGGAGCATCCTTGGGTCAACACAGACCCCGAAACATTTGAAACCTACATGGATTATCTTTACCACAACGACTGTACTGTCATTTCCCTGCGTGACTTGGCAAAATATGTTGACCCGATTCAAAGCCGAGATCTTCCGTGCTACTACTAA
- a CDS encoding DUF2330 domain-containing protein, producing MTRHFDFLWLFALLLLLPTDGYAPCVMFTPPDQELNGTGQRAFIAYNPQTQQVNLVPSINISGEATEFAVVIPTPSIPKLDTVDRRIFRELNDLTMPVTRWRGGGGSSGCNVFTTEDSDGIAVFDSASEEDGVTVISEQEVGAFDTVILTANNPMALTDWLDEHGYHHSIDDNAILQGYIDQKWVFTAMRLRVEFTGGGRRSARFFDQPIDPILLTYTAERLIYPLRLTSISAREGTDVTVYILTPNKMHFPSAKVEYANWITDSERDAIRLRYPTLGSFIGESHYLTRLRRSFARTEMDTDFELVRHQDNQEFRRVRYMGFASLPDILLLGLMTAGYFVWRRIRPFRR from the coding sequence ATGACAAGGCACTTTGATTTTCTTTGGCTGTTTGCGCTGCTTCTACTCCTTCCAACTGACGGATACGCCCCCTGTGTTATGTTTACGCCTCCGGACCAGGAATTAAATGGCACCGGGCAACGTGCGTTCATTGCTTATAATCCGCAAACGCAACAGGTCAATCTCGTTCCTAGCATCAACATCAGCGGTGAAGCGACAGAATTTGCTGTCGTCATCCCAACGCCCTCCATCCCTAAACTTGACACAGTAGATCGGCGGATCTTTAGGGAGTTGAATGACCTTACAATGCCGGTGACCCGATGGCGCGGGGGTGGCGGAAGTTCGGGGTGTAACGTTTTCACAACAGAGGACAGTGACGGCATCGCTGTATTTGATAGTGCTAGCGAAGAGGATGGGGTTACTGTCATCTCTGAGCAAGAGGTGGGGGCTTTTGATACCGTTATTCTCACGGCTAATAATCCGATGGCACTAACCGATTGGCTTGACGAACATGGCTATCACCATTCTATTGACGACAATGCAATACTACAGGGCTACATCGATCAGAAATGGGTATTCACCGCTATGCGATTGCGCGTGGAGTTTACGGGTGGTGGGCGTCGGTCCGCCCGCTTTTTCGACCAACCCATTGATCCAATCTTATTGACATATACGGCGGAGCGGTTAATCTATCCATTGCGTCTAACCTCGATTAGTGCCCGGGAGGGTACAGATGTTACCGTATACATTCTTACCCCGAATAAAATGCACTTTCCAAGCGCGAAAGTTGAGTACGCCAACTGGATTACTGATAGTGAGCGCGATGCAATTCGTCTACGTTATCCAACTCTCGGTAGCTTTATCGGAGAATCACATTACCTCACTCGTTTGCGTCGTAGCTTTGCCCGAACCGAAATGGATACAGATTTTGAGTTAGTTCGTCACCAGGACAACCAAGAATTTCGTCGCGTCCGGTATATGGGATTTGCTTCTCTGCCTGATATTCTACTGCTCGGTTTAATGACAGCTGGCTACTTTGTATGGAGACGAATACGACCATTCAGACGGTAG
- a CDS encoding sulfatase, translating into MKSPNILYLHSHDTGRYVQPYGHAVSTPNIQRLAEGGVLFRQAFCANPTCSPSRASLLTGKWAHCCGMLGLVNRGFSMSDYSQHIVHTLRDGAGYHSVLGGLQHVAQDPAQIGYDRILEGERSPEKVVSRTVDFLKAAPPQPFFLDVGFFVTHRGFPEPGPDEDPRYCLPPAPIPDTPENRYDMAAYKASARILDNSIGAVLDALDENGLAENTLVICTTDHGLAFPSMKCNLTDHGIGVMLIMRGPGGFTGGKVCDAMVSHIDVLPTICDLLDIVVPKGVQGSSMVPLIRGEMESVHDEIFAEVNYHAAYEPQRAVRTQRWKYIRRYGDRQKPVLPNCDGGPTKDVWLQHGWQDQYVAPEQLYDLIFDPNETHNLVHDSVVAAVLDDMRHRLDRWMLETDDPLLHGPVPADPGVQLNDPASVSPPYALYTVPLD; encoded by the coding sequence ATGAAATCCCCAAACATTCTGTACCTCCATTCCCACGACACAGGACGCTACGTTCAACCCTACGGTCACGCTGTGTCGACACCGAATATCCAACGCCTTGCTGAGGGGGGCGTCCTTTTTCGACAAGCATTTTGTGCTAACCCTACATGCTCACCTTCTCGTGCTAGCCTCCTAACCGGCAAATGGGCGCACTGCTGTGGGATGCTTGGCTTAGTCAATCGTGGATTTTCGATGTCTGACTATAGCCAGCACATTGTTCATACCCTTAGAGATGGGGCGGGCTATCATTCGGTTTTAGGGGGACTCCAGCATGTCGCTCAGGACCCCGCCCAGATTGGCTACGATCGGATCCTAGAGGGCGAGCGCAGTCCCGAAAAGGTTGTCTCACGCACGGTTGATTTCCTGAAGGCTGCTCCACCACAACCTTTCTTTCTTGATGTTGGTTTTTTCGTGACGCATCGGGGGTTTCCAGAACCCGGTCCAGACGAGGATCCACGCTATTGCCTGCCGCCCGCCCCCATTCCCGATACGCCTGAAAATCGCTACGATATGGCGGCTTACAAGGCGAGTGCTCGTATTCTGGATAACAGTATTGGAGCGGTCTTGGATGCCCTTGATGAAAACGGGTTAGCCGAGAATACGTTGGTCATCTGTACCACCGACCACGGACTCGCCTTCCCAAGCATGAAATGCAATCTAACCGATCACGGCATCGGTGTAATGCTGATAATGCGTGGCCCCGGTGGCTTTACTGGCGGAAAGGTTTGCGATGCAATGGTTTCCCACATTGACGTTCTCCCTACAATTTGCGACCTATTGGATATTGTCGTGCCGAAGGGAGTACAGGGCAGCTCGATGGTGCCGTTAATCCGAGGTGAAATGGAATCCGTTCATGACGAGATCTTTGCGGAGGTCAATTATCACGCTGCCTATGAGCCTCAGCGCGCTGTACGGACGCAGCGGTGGAAGTACATCCGACGGTACGGCGACCGCCAGAAACCGGTGCTTCCCAACTGTGATGGAGGTCCAACTAAAGATGTGTGGCTGCAACATGGCTGGCAAGACCAATATGTTGCACCTGAACAGTTGTACGACCTAATCTTCGATCCAAACGAGACTCACAATTTAGTCCACGATTCGGTTGTGGCAGCCGTGCTTGATGATATGCGTCATCGACTCGACCGTTGGATGCTTGAGACGGACGACCCATTGTTGCACGGACCTGTTCCCGCGGATCCTGGTGTGCAGTTAAACGACCCAGCCAGCGTATCGCCGCCCTACGCGCTATACACTGTACCTCTCGATTAG
- a CDS encoding ferredoxin family protein: MTYVITEPCIDVKDTACVDVCPVDCIHPTSDSDDFENHNQLFIDPVECIDCGVCEPECPVEAIFIDEDVPEEWEHFTQLNADYFQ; this comes from the coding sequence ATGACCTACGTCATCACTGAACCGTGCATCGATGTTAAGGATACTGCTTGTGTTGATGTTTGCCCTGTTGACTGTATCCACCCAACCTCAGACTCGGACGACTTTGAGAATCACAACCAGCTTTTTATTGACCCTGTGGAGTGTATTGACTGTGGTGTATGTGAGCCGGAATGTCCGGTCGAAGCGATTTTCATAGATGAAGATGTCCCCGAAGAATGGGAGCACTTCACCCAGTTAAACGCTGACTATTTCCAATAA
- a CDS encoding Gfo/Idh/MocA family oxidoreductase, which produces MQPTQVAVIGCGRIANEGHLPAYRTAAEVGLCTLVGVCDVIPERARQTARQYDTKAFESAEDMIAETQPEVVSVTTMPSSHHHLTLHALNAGCHVLCEKPVAMNLSEAGEMVQAAERAGHLLSVCFEYRYWDESVYLYNRIAAGDLGPVHAVRTWGGSVYGFPTITSFHRQASAGRGVLDHWTIHNIDLALWLLGNPEPLTASAFCHQRLARYPAGLGPSLNTIKPEAVDPEIEDFAMGFVRVEGGTVIAVEANWLQPPSERHEGWELLAERGTASISPIRVWHDHGDKWVDATPPPGTLAPCDYRMERLITGFLQAVRTGKPAPVSGAEILRIQRLMDALYESAARGHEVIVATMLSNPAEQK; this is translated from the coding sequence ATGCAGCCGACACAAGTTGCTGTCATTGGCTGTGGGAGAATTGCCAACGAGGGACACCTGCCCGCATACCGCACAGCGGCAGAGGTAGGTCTTTGCACACTAGTAGGCGTTTGCGATGTCATTCCAGAGCGGGCACGGCAGACCGCACGACAGTATGACACGAAGGCTTTTGAATCAGCCGAAGATATGATTGCTGAAACGCAGCCGGAAGTAGTGAGCGTTACCACCATGCCGTCGAGTCACCATCACCTAACGCTACACGCACTTAACGCCGGGTGCCATGTGTTGTGTGAGAAGCCGGTTGCGATGAATCTCAGCGAAGCGGGGGAGATGGTCCAAGCGGCTGAACGTGCCGGGCACCTCTTGAGCGTCTGTTTCGAGTATCGCTATTGGGATGAATCGGTCTATCTGTATAACCGCATTGCCGCCGGTGACCTCGGTCCAGTACATGCAGTGCGCACCTGGGGCGGGAGCGTATACGGTTTCCCGACGATTACGAGTTTCCACCGACAAGCGAGCGCAGGTCGTGGTGTTCTAGACCATTGGACGATTCACAATATAGATTTAGCGCTTTGGCTGTTGGGCAACCCTGAACCGCTCACTGCCAGCGCATTCTGTCATCAACGTCTAGCTCGCTATCCGGCGGGGTTGGGTCCATCGCTCAATACGATTAAGCCAGAGGCAGTGGATCCAGAGATTGAAGACTTCGCCATGGGTTTCGTGCGGGTGGAGGGTGGCACAGTGATCGCCGTTGAAGCAAACTGGCTACAACCCCCGTCCGAACGTCATGAGGGATGGGAATTGCTTGCAGAGCGCGGGACGGCGTCGATCTCACCCATCCGCGTGTGGCACGACCACGGTGATAAATGGGTTGATGCTACACCCCCGCCGGGGACACTAGCACCATGTGACTACCGTATGGAACGGTTAATCACGGGCTTTCTGCAAGCTGTTCGCACCGGCAAACCAGCACCGGTGTCAGGTGCAGAGATTTTGCGCATCCAGCGCCTCATGGATGCTCTGTATGAATCTGCGGCGCGGGGGCATGAGGTCATCGTTGCGACAATGCTATCGAATCCGGCGGAGCAGAAATGA
- a CDS encoding ROK family protein, whose protein sequence is MANQKTLTVDIGGSGIKTMVLDANGNPIGKRTRVPTPRPAKPDSVLHGIVKLAKGQSDFDRVSVGFPGVIRKGVTETAVNLHKDWIGFNLEGALSKKLGTPVRVLNDADVQGFGAISSEGVELVVTLGTGFGSALFLDGKLVPNLEVAHHPFRRGRTYEEHLGSAALKKTGRKKWQRRVMEAIASLEHLFNYDTLYIGGGNARRLTVALPPNVKIIPNVAGLLGGIALWRD, encoded by the coding sequence ATGGCTAATCAGAAAACCTTGACAGTTGATATAGGCGGCAGCGGTATCAAAACGATGGTTCTTGATGCAAACGGCAATCCGATCGGGAAGCGGACGCGCGTCCCAACGCCGCGACCTGCTAAACCAGATTCTGTCCTCCACGGAATCGTCAAGTTAGCCAAGGGACAGTCAGACTTTGATCGTGTATCAGTTGGTTTTCCCGGTGTAATACGTAAAGGCGTGACCGAAACGGCGGTAAACCTCCACAAAGATTGGATTGGGTTCAATTTGGAAGGAGCGTTATCCAAAAAACTAGGCACACCTGTGCGCGTCCTGAATGATGCTGACGTTCAGGGGTTCGGCGCAATTTCCAGCGAGGGTGTAGAACTGGTTGTTACCCTAGGGACCGGCTTTGGATCTGCCCTGTTTCTTGATGGGAAACTAGTCCCCAATCTTGAGGTTGCACACCATCCATTTCGTAGAGGTAGGACCTATGAGGAGCATTTAGGGAGTGCTGCGTTAAAAAAAACTGGCAGAAAAAAATGGCAGCGGCGTGTGATGGAGGCGATCGCCTCTCTCGAACACCTATTTAACTACGATACCCTTTATATCGGAGGTGGCAATGCTCGGCGGCTTACGGTTGCCCTTCCTCCGAATGTTAAAATCATTCCCAACGTCGCTGGTTTATTGGGCGGTATCGCTTTGTGGAGGGACTAG
- the zwf gene encoding glucose-6-phosphate dehydrogenase encodes MSENVKTDQGRVSDPCVMVIFGASGDLTKRKLVPALYNLAQNGLLNENAVVVGFARRENNHDNFRDQMTEAIKEFGTTAFDPSLWERMEQRLYYHQGNYDNLDDYNRLSELLKQLDGEWGTNGNYLYYFSTPPSSFRAISDNLGRAGLAKSENNTAWRRTIVEKPFGHDLDSAKLLNRCLLETFDEEQIYRIDHYLGKETVQNIIVFRFANGIFEPTWDRRYIDHVQIMVAESIGIEGRGAYYEESGVLRDMIQNHMFQLLALVAMEPPISFEADAVRDEKVKVLNAIRPMRPEEIISNTVRGQYSDGIVDSERVIGYREELGVSPTSERETYAALKLFIENWRWAGVPFFLRSGKRLAKRDTQIVIQFRSVPHLLFRGSAEEQLEANRLVLHIQPDERITIRFQAKIPGPTVRLTPVDMDFRYEDLAGSSPATGYETLLYDCMNGDSTQFHRADMVEAAWEVATPILDVWEALPPR; translated from the coding sequence ATGAGTGAAAATGTAAAAACTGATCAGGGACGGGTTTCGGATCCGTGTGTGATGGTCATATTCGGTGCTTCAGGGGATTTGACGAAGCGTAAACTAGTGCCCGCGCTATACAACCTTGCCCAAAACGGACTGCTGAACGAAAACGCTGTGGTTGTTGGTTTTGCACGCCGGGAAAACAACCACGATAATTTTCGTGACCAGATGACGGAAGCAATCAAGGAATTTGGCACAACTGCATTTGATCCGTCGCTTTGGGAACGGATGGAGCAACGGCTTTATTATCATCAAGGCAACTACGACAATCTGGACGATTACAACCGCCTTTCAGAATTGCTGAAGCAGTTGGATGGGGAATGGGGAACAAACGGCAACTATCTCTACTATTTCTCGACACCTCCAAGTTCGTTCAGAGCAATTTCCGACAATTTGGGAAGGGCTGGCCTCGCAAAATCCGAAAACAACACGGCATGGCGGCGTACTATTGTTGAGAAACCGTTTGGGCATGACTTGGATTCTGCCAAACTTCTAAACCGTTGTTTGCTTGAGACTTTTGACGAAGAGCAGATCTACCGGATTGACCATTACTTGGGGAAGGAGACCGTACAGAATATCATAGTCTTTCGGTTCGCCAACGGTATTTTTGAACCGACGTGGGACCGTCGCTATATTGATCATGTGCAAATTATGGTCGCTGAGAGTATCGGCATCGAAGGGCGTGGCGCATATTACGAAGAATCAGGGGTGCTGCGCGACATGATCCAGAACCACATGTTTCAGTTGTTGGCGTTGGTGGCGATGGAACCCCCAATCTCTTTCGAGGCAGATGCAGTAAGAGACGAAAAGGTGAAGGTGTTGAATGCGATTCGTCCGATGCGTCCTGAAGAGATTATCTCCAATACGGTGCGTGGACAGTACAGCGACGGGATAGTAGATAGCGAACGGGTAATTGGATACCGCGAAGAACTTGGAGTTTCACCTACTTCAGAACGAGAGACTTATGCGGCGCTGAAGCTTTTTATAGAGAACTGGCGGTGGGCGGGTGTGCCGTTTTTCTTACGGTCCGGAAAGAGATTAGCCAAGCGCGATACACAAATAGTAATCCAATTTCGGAGTGTTCCGCACCTTCTATTTCGCGGTAGTGCAGAAGAGCAGTTAGAGGCGAATCGGCTTGTCCTCCACATCCAGCCCGATGAGCGTATCACCATCCGATTCCAAGCAAAGATTCCAGGACCGACGGTCCGTCTGACCCCAGTTGATATGGATTTTCGCTACGAAGACTTGGCGGGAAGTAGTCCTGCCACTGGGTATGAGACGTTACTTTACGACTGCATGAACGGCGATTCTACGCAATTCCATCGCGCGGACATGGTAGAGGCAGCATGGGAGGTTGCGACCCCTATCTTGGATGTTTGGGAAGCCTTGCCTCCTCG
- a CDS encoding iron-containing alcohol dehydrogenase, producing the protein MNKAGRGWSHASQMKPAAEYEIRYGSGLLKKESAGWPRYLMVSTPTAYRTAQPYLSKPPAGVAHAAWLDSKHQKEISESLPDDAELVVGLGGGRALDVSKFVALDKDLPLVMVPTIVSTGAIIHGVVAKWEGRKIVGTLDDWPWVDCDHVLADEDLILEAPYYLNTAGLGDILCGYAAPVEWRWRAKNGIGGPCDETVIADVLSHHEEITQGFEATLDTAGNLTGKSVRHIMKSVQERDSRWIQRPEAASGDHDFWLALEEKHNTSYIHGEMVAFSAIIIAWHCDEQPEILTNRLDRCKVRRRPREVGISREELRVGLEFAPSYMERKDTNTILRHQPITRAQFDRLWEFLETS; encoded by the coding sequence ATGAATAAAGCAGGACGCGGTTGGTCCCATGCAAGTCAGATGAAACCGGCAGCGGAATATGAAATCCGCTACGGTTCGGGGCTGCTAAAAAAGGAGAGTGCCGGGTGGCCACGCTATTTAATGGTGTCCACACCGACTGCGTACAGAACAGCACAACCCTATCTATCCAAACCACCCGCAGGGGTAGCCCATGCAGCATGGTTGGATTCTAAACATCAAAAAGAGATAAGCGAGAGTTTGCCTGATGATGCAGAGTTGGTGGTTGGACTCGGCGGCGGACGGGCGCTAGATGTCTCAAAGTTCGTGGCATTGGACAAAGATCTACCACTCGTCATGGTGCCAACGATTGTATCAACAGGAGCGATTATCCATGGAGTTGTGGCGAAGTGGGAAGGACGGAAAATCGTAGGAACGCTAGACGACTGGCCATGGGTGGACTGTGACCATGTTCTGGCGGACGAAGACTTGATTCTCGAAGCACCCTACTATCTGAATACCGCTGGTCTCGGTGATATACTATGCGGGTATGCGGCACCCGTAGAATGGCGCTGGCGTGCCAAAAACGGTATAGGGGGCCCTTGCGACGAAACAGTGATTGCTGATGTCCTTAGCCACCATGAAGAGATTACGCAAGGCTTTGAAGCAACTCTTGATACGGCGGGCAACCTGACAGGGAAAAGCGTGCGACACATCATGAAAAGCGTGCAGGAGCGCGATTCTCGCTGGATTCAACGACCGGAGGCTGCAAGCGGAGACCACGATTTCTGGCTCGCCCTAGAAGAAAAGCATAACACGAGTTACATCCACGGAGAGATGGTCGCATTCAGCGCAATCATCATCGCTTGGCACTGTGACGAACAGCCCGAAATTCTGACGAATCGGCTAGATCGATGCAAAGTGCGCCGCCGACCAAGGGAAGTAGGAATAAGCCGCGAGGAACTTCGTGTAGGATTGGAGTTTGCGCCGAGCTACATGGAGAGAAAGGATACCAATACCATCCTGCGCCATCAGCCTATTACAAGGGCGCAATTTGACCGACTCTGGGAGTTCTTGGAAACTAGCTAA
- a CDS encoding ferredoxin family protein, whose translation MDVKDTACVDVCPVDCIHPTSDSDDFENQNQLFIDPAECIDCNVCEPECPVEAIFIDDEVPEEWEHFIQLNADYFQ comes from the coding sequence ATTGATGTTAAGGATACTGCTTGTGTTGATGTTTGTCCTGTTGACTGTATTCACCCAACCTCAGACTCAGACGACTTTGAAAATCAGAATCAGCTTTTTATTGATCCTGCGGAGTGTATTGACTGCAATGTATGTGAACCGGAATGTCCGGTCGAGGCGATTTTCATAGATGATGAGGTTCCGGAAGAATGGGAACATTTCATCCAGCTAAACGCTGACTACTTCCAATAG
- a CDS encoding DUF971 domain-containing protein → MTPQPTQIQRLPDAISVQWNDGHQSEYSYQLLRQKCPCARCQSDKNPLRLLPTDPLSLNLTLVDIQRVGRYAIRLIWADGHKTGIYTFEFLRSL, encoded by the coding sequence ATGACGCCTCAGCCAACCCAGATTCAACGGCTTCCAGACGCAATTAGTGTTCAATGGAACGATGGACACCAAAGCGAGTATTCCTATCAACTGCTGCGTCAAAAGTGCCCATGTGCACGGTGCCAATCAGATAAAAACCCGCTACGCCTGTTACCCACCGACCCCTTATCCCTCAACCTTACACTCGTTGATATACAGCGTGTTGGTCGTTACGCGATTCGATTGATCTGGGCTGACGGACACAAGACAGGTATCTATACATTTGAGTTTCTTCGTTCGCTCTAG
- a CDS encoding outer membrane beta-barrel protein, with protein MNSQRHRLIILFSLICMALIFPRISSARFQEGFGLYGGFHSPSEASTDGIYGSGPMFGVQYKLAVSTHTGLASSIGVLQKQGDPYNDNTFIGTDPSSSVTFVPAEISYIINLISNLPETERRIHSLYIGVGVNHIWTRERAPGSPLAKGNAFGNQLLAGTTFSISKGFVLGLEFKYLRNRPLMKLDSGRTYRVQLDGTQAQMTFMWHFGD; from the coding sequence ATGAATTCCCAACGTCATAGATTGATTATACTTTTTAGTCTTATATGTATGGCTCTCATTTTTCCACGTATTTCGTCTGCCAGATTCCAAGAGGGCTTCGGACTGTACGGAGGGTTCCATAGCCCATCAGAGGCTAGCACCGATGGCATTTACGGAAGCGGGCCTATGTTCGGGGTGCAGTATAAACTCGCGGTTTCGACTCACACGGGGTTAGCATCATCAATTGGTGTTCTACAGAAGCAGGGCGATCCTTACAACGATAACACCTTCATCGGTACAGATCCATCATCTAGTGTAACGTTTGTGCCTGCTGAAATCAGTTACATCATCAATCTCATATCAAACCTACCCGAAACGGAACGGCGGATTCACAGTTTGTACATCGGTGTCGGTGTTAATCATATTTGGACCCGTGAACGGGCCCCCGGCTCACCCCTTGCCAAAGGTAATGCTTTTGGCAATCAGCTTTTGGCTGGCACAACTTTCTCAATATCGAAAGGCTTTGTTTTGGGCTTAGAGTTCAAATATCTGAGAAATCGACCGCTCATGAAATTGGATTCGGGCCGCACCTATCGTGTACAACTCGATGGTACACAAGCTCAAATGACATTTATGTGGCATTTTGGGGATTAA
- a CDS encoding short-chain fatty acid transporter: protein MTDHHQRNTNILQRWGAVLTTWTERWIPDALVIVWILTAICFIFALIWGDASPVSAVKAWGNGFWVLLEFGMQVCLTMITGYILASAPIVRRTLQKLASLPNPDKPTQSIILMSLFSMVTAWLSWAFSLIASALFAVFLVHRNQKVDYRLLVAAAYLGLGCTWHAGLSASAPLLVNTPDNFLIQGEILQTTIPATETIFSPFNILLLVLVIVVVTAMMAMMHPSAEHTYRIKPELLEQLQLFETPEKPHSMSPSIWLNWWPGFNLIVGMVGLGWLFGNVVRLGFANAITLNTINFFFLMLSILLHWYPWRFLKAAENAGKVVWGVIIQFPFYAGIFGLFKFTNLATVFTQAFIAIGSKNTFLLIAYWYAGILNYFIPSGGSEWAVTAPYLIPAGNALGVEASKIVVAYAWGDMMTDMIQPFWAIAMLAIVKLEFREIMGRLLLVFFVYFGVTSAAFLIWPLL, encoded by the coding sequence ATGACAGACCACCACCAGCGAAACACCAATATACTCCAGCGTTGGGGAGCAGTGCTAACAACTTGGACTGAAAGATGGATTCCAGATGCCCTCGTAATTGTTTGGATACTGACCGCGATTTGCTTTATTTTCGCTCTCATCTGGGGAGATGCTTCGCCGGTGTCAGCGGTAAAGGCGTGGGGCAATGGGTTTTGGGTGTTGCTTGAGTTTGGGATGCAGGTGTGTCTGACGATGATCACAGGGTATATCCTCGCCAGTGCACCGATCGTCAGGCGTACCCTTCAAAAGCTAGCGTCGTTACCAAATCCGGATAAGCCGACGCAATCGATTATCCTGATGAGTCTGTTTTCCATGGTTACCGCTTGGCTCAGTTGGGCTTTCAGTCTAATTGCCAGTGCACTGTTTGCTGTGTTCTTGGTGCATCGAAATCAGAAGGTTGATTATCGGCTGCTTGTGGCAGCGGCTTATCTTGGGTTGGGGTGTACATGGCACGCCGGATTGTCCGCTTCCGCCCCCCTTTTGGTGAATACGCCCGACAACTTTCTGATTCAGGGCGAGATTCTCCAAACGACCATTCCAGCGACTGAAACCATTTTTAGCCCTTTTAACATCCTCCTACTTGTGTTGGTCATCGTTGTAGTGACTGCAATGATGGCGATGATGCACCCTTCAGCGGAGCACACTTACCGGATCAAACCTGAACTTTTAGAACAGTTGCAGTTATTCGAGACACCTGAAAAACCACATTCGATGTCGCCATCAATATGGCTGAATTGGTGGCCCGGTTTTAACCTGATTGTCGGAATGGTTGGGTTGGGTTGGCTTTTTGGCAACGTCGTCCGTTTAGGCTTCGCCAATGCTATTACCCTTAATACCATCAATTTCTTTTTTTTGATGCTCAGTATTCTTTTGCATTGGTATCCGTGGCGGTTTCTTAAAGCCGCCGAAAATGCAGGCAAGGTTGTGTGGGGAGTTATCATTCAGTTCCCATTCTACGCTGGTATCTTTGGTCTGTTCAAATTTACCAATCTTGCGACTGTGTTCACCCAAGCCTTCATCGCCATCGGGAGCAAAAACACGTTCTTGCTGATTGCTTATTGGTATGCCGGTATTTTGAATTACTTTATTCCCTCCGGTGGCTCAGAATGGGCGGTTACAGCACCATACCTTATACCCGCGGGAAACGCGCTCGGTGTTGAAGCGTCAAAGATAGTTGTTGCATACGCTTGGGGCGACATGATGACTGACATGATTCAGCCCTTCTGGGCGATTGCAATGCTCGCCATCGTTAAATTAGAATTTAGAGAGATTATGGGCCGTCTATTACTGGTTTTCTTTGTATATTTTGGAGTGACATCGGCGGCATTCCTCATATGGCCCTTGTTGTAG